In Glycine max cultivar Williams 82 chromosome 7, Glycine_max_v4.0, whole genome shotgun sequence, a single window of DNA contains:
- the LOC100807087 gene encoding uncharacterized protein isoform X3, translating to MEVELEPRVKALPFKVKAMSRESPSQKALHVLDTDLRTHWSTATNTKEWILLELDEPCLLSHIRIYNKSVLEWEIVVGLRYKPETFQKVRPRCEAPRRDMIYPTNYTPCRYVRISCLRGNPIAIFFVQLIGVSVAGLEPEFQPVVNYLLPNILSHKQDPHDIHLQLLQDMTSRLLVFLPQLETDLSSFPDSPESNLRFLAMLAGPLYPILHVVNERTTSKPPGNITDLDVSKSSQLSPTLTVSSNFEPRRSRSASPLILSAYRAIVFRADAIFVLLRKAYKDSDLGSVCRMASRIMQKLINPDTEQDVSKPQDEVTSPLEDKSNSELSSSFTLVDYSNLLGEEFQMPYEQCDCSYLNILDIGAVEEGTLHVLYSCASQPVLCSKLAERSSDFWAALPLVQALLPALRPWVSNSFDVVDDTFSQWKQPIVQQALSQIVATATSAAYRSLVHACAGYLSSYSPSHARAACVLIDLCSGVLAPCMTQVIAKVDLALELLEDLLGIIHDAHNSLVRARAALKYIVLALSGHMDDILGKYKEVKHKILFLVEMLEPFLDPAIAVSKSKIAFGDLASLFPEKQEHNCTIALNIIHTAVRKPAVLPCLESEWRHGSVAPSVLLSILEPHMLLPPDVDLCKSVLRPTDHETASISPLSSGISGGGDFSKSNGQDESIGKTDVSETAGKSDFVEDRNLLFAPPELQSMTLTDFSNIPNQNSSVSNIGDMSLEPKHVAEKHASHHFPTSILDAGLGFEYFNLQADYFQLLNYNDCELRASEFRRLALDLHSHNDVSVESHDAAIDALLLAAECYVNPYFMLSIGASSKLTDLLNVNEFKAVQSHDKVKVKRASGKNKPNLETIAHIERKRDKLVFQMLLEAAELDRKYHLQVSNGEDEAYSAEGFDEQVIKLSPLDVQYADALTLVRQNQALLCKFLIKRLQGDQISMHEILLQSLVYILHTGTKLYCPPEHVIDIILKYAEDLNKLLASFHHQLKEGSLHLTKQRMHGVERRWLLLQRLVIAASGAGEEQTFGTNVQNNYLCGNLIPSSAWMQRISHFSGSSYPLVRFLGWMAISHNAKQYMKDRIFLASDLSHLTYLLSIFADDLAVVDGVVDKKYEEVKIEDSRLEHSSSAKREFERGNQCDEERSFCAIYPELWKFFPNMKRQFKSFGEAILEAVGLQLRSVSSILVPDVLCWFSELCLWPFSFASSIGSDNLKGYNAKNARAIILYILEAIIVEHMEAMVPETPKLVQVLVSLSSSTYCDVSFLDSVLRLLKPIISYSLSKISHDEKLLDGDSCLNFEELCFNILFMKLKQKSEFEHSSEDKEYNTALPIFILASIFPDLSIRYRREFLQSLLKPANFAAFAPTTSFFDYLSAFQCVMDNCKLLLVNALTEFGVIPLRLPPYPHANGAGLSDDNLKPNPWFLSDVCCTSCENDVHNVESNNSDVGHCHLPSDDLEGFCKDIEGLILELNPAIERCWNLHHQISRKLTIAFAECFVFSKCLTSVSQKFHKAEDDDQNSSPTKSSDIFTLHWRFGLQGLCELIVMLQESSCWEVSCLMLDCLLGVPDSFCLDGVVGIICSTIKNVSCSAPRISWRLQIDKWLSSLISRGIYNSQESEVSLIDLFCTLLAHAEPEQRIVAVKHLGILLGQCTNGERAEMNSKICTDFIRNKLVLSIPNYVLSRLVSSTWDEVVVLASSDLSLQIRIHAMALLSNYIPFAEHHHLQSFLVAADSICCLCNAQPSQEGPILQLSLALIAYACLYSPAEDISLIPQKVWENVETLGSTKHDGKLGDLAKKTCQVLCRLRDEGDEAKENSSKQYDPDFSNTRQSVVQVLGNLTAVHSYFDLFSRKIDQDDMELEEAELELDIIQKEHALQGRMEDSKDWNQIPGLPSYKKDVSRLQQIRECIRSLEKSKLKEDIIARRQKKLLMRHARQKHLEEASLREADLLQELDRERTAEMEKELERQRLLEIERAKTKELRHNLDMEKERQTQRELQREIEQAESGLRPSRRDFPSSTHTSRPRDRFRERENGRSGNEGSTRAGSGSLQPEIPSTSSSMAPSPTIVLSGSRTFSGQPPTILQSRDRQDDTGSMYEENVDGSKGSGDTSSIGDPELVSAFDGQSGGYGSQRHSSRGSKSRQLGERRDRDSRREGKWERKHS from the exons GACAACTTCAAAACCTCCAGGCAATATCACTGACCTTGATGTCTCCAAAAGTAGTCAACTGTCACCAACCCTAACTGTTTCCTCTAACTTTGAG CCAAGGAGATCACGAAGTGCATCACCTTTAATTTTATCTGCATACCGTGCCATAGTTTTTAGGGCAGATGCAATTTTTGTGCTTCTGAGAAAGGCATATAAAGATTCTGATCTGGGCTCTGTATGTAGAATG GCATCTAGAATTATGCAGAAGCTAATAAATCCAGATACTGAGCAAGATGTATCAAAACCTCAAGATGAAGTAACATCTCCTTTGGAAGATAAATCAAATTCGGAACTGTCTAGTTCTTTCACTTTAGTTGATTATTCAAACCTGTTGGGTGAGGAGTTCCAGATGCCATATGAGCAGTGCGATTGCAGCTATCTTAATATATTAGATATTGGGGCTGTGGAAGAAGGAACCTTACATGTTCTTTATTCTTGTGCATCACAG CCTGTTCTTTGCAGCAAGTTGGCAGAGAGATCTTCAGATTTTTGGGCTGCACTGCCACTTGTACAAGCTCTGCTGCCAG CCCTACGCCCATGGGTGAGCAATTCTTTTGATGTTGTTGACGACACTTTCTCTCAGTGGAAGCAACCTATTGTACAACAGGCTTTATCTCAG ATTGTTGCTACAGCAACATCAGCCGCATATCGTTCGCTTGTTCATGCTTGTGCTGGTTATCTGTCTTCATACTCACCATCTCAT GCTAGGGCTGCATGTGTACTGATTGATCTGTGTTCTGGTGTGCTGGCACCGTGCATGACTCAAGTGATTGCGAAG GTCGATCTTGCTCTGGAGCTTTTGGAGGATCTTTTGGGCATAATCCAT GATGCTCACAATTcacttgttcgtgctcgtgctgCCTTGAAATATATTGTGCTAGCTTTATCTGGGCATATGGATGACATACTTGGAAAATATAAG GAAGTCAAACACAAAATCCTCTTTCTTGTGGAGATGCTGGAACCTTTTCTTGATCCTGCCATTGCTGTATCAAAAAGCAAAATTGCTTTTGGAGATTTAGCTTCTTTGTTTCCAGAAAAGCAGGAACATAATTGCACAATTGCTCTAAATATCATCCATACTGCTGTACGAAAGCCAGCTGTGCTGCCTTGTTTGGAATCAGAATGGAGGCATGGATCTGTGGCTCCTAG CGTGCTTCTCTCAATATTGGAACCACACATGTTATTGCCACCTGATGTTGACCTCTGCAAGTCAGTTTTAAGACCAACCGATCATGAAACTGCATCTATTTCACCTCTTTCCTCTGGCATTAGTGGTGGAGGTGATTTTTCCAAGTCAAATGGTCAAGATGAGTCTATTGGAAAAACAGATGTTTCAGAAACAGCAGGAAAATCTGATTTTGTTGAAGATCGTAATCTACTTTTTGCCCCACCAGAACTGCAGAGTATGACATTGACAGATTTCTCTAATATTCCTAATCAAAATAGCTCTGTTTCTAACATTGGGGATATGAGCTTGGAACCCAAACATGTGGCTGAGAAACATGCCAGCCATCATTTTCCTACTAGTATCTTGGATGCTGGCCTTGGTTTTGAATACTTCAACCTGCAGGCAGATTATTTTCAACTATTAAACTACAATGATTGTGAACTTCGTGCTTCTGAGTTTAGACGCCTGGCTTTAGATTTGCATTCTCATAATGATGTCTCTGTTGAAAGCCATGATGCTGCAATTGATGCTCTGCTGTTAGCAGCAGAATGTTATGTAAATCCTTATTTTATGTTGTCTATTGGAGCCTCTTCAAAACTGACGGACCTCTTGAATGTTAATGAATTTAAAGCGGTGCAGTCTCATGATAAAGTTAAGGTAAAAAGGGCTTCTGGAAAGAATAAACCTAATTTAGAAACTATTGCACATATAGAAAGAAAACGAGATAAACTTGTTTTTCAAATGCTACTTGAGGCTGCAGAATTGGACAGGAAATATCATTTACAAGTATCTAATGGGGAAGATGAGGCTTATTCTGCTGAAGGTTTTGATGAACAGGTTATAAAGCTATCTCCCCTTGATGTACAATATGCAGATGCTCTAACCTTGGTTCGACAAAACCAAGCCCTGCTGTGTAAATTTTTGATCAAACGGTTGCAGGGAGACCAAATCTCAATGCATGAAATTCTCCTACAGAGTCTTGTGTACATTTTACACACAGGCACCAAGTTATATTGTCCTCCAGAACATGTGAttgatatcattttaaaatatgctGAAGACTTGAACAAGTTGCTGGCATCTTTTCATCACCAGCTGAAGGAAGGTAGTTTGCATTTGACAAAACAAAGAATGCATGGGGTAGAGCGACGTTGGTTACTGCTACAAAGATTGGTAATTGCTGCAAGTGGTGCAGGTGAAGAACAAACTTTTGGAACTAATGTCCAAAATAATTACCTCTGTGGAAATTTAATTCCTTCTTCAGCATGGATGCAGAGAATTTCTCATTTTTCTGGTTCTTCATACCCTTTGGTTCGATTTCTTGGTTGGATGGCAATATCTCATAATGCAAAACAGTATATGAAGGACCGCATTTTCCTTGCATCTGATCTGTCTCATCTGACATATTTACTTTCTATTTTTGCTGATGACCTAGCTGTTGTTGATGGTGTTGTCGATAAAAAGTATGAAGAGGTAAAAATTGAAGATTCACGGCTTGAACACAGTTCTTCTGCTAAGAGGGAATTTGAGCGAGGTAATCAATGTGATGAGGAACGATCTTTTTGTGCAATATATCCTGAACTCTGGAAGTTCTTTCCTAATATGAAAAGGCAATTCAAATCTTTTGGAGAAGCCATTTTAGAGGCTGTTGGTTTGCAGCTGAGATCTGTTTCTTCGATTCTGGTGCCTGATGTTTTGTGCTGGTTTTCTGAGTTGTGTTTGTGGCCATTTTCTTTTGCATCTTCAATTGGAAGTGATAATTTAAAAGGCTATAATGCAAAGAATGCCAGAGCAATAATCCTTTACATACTTGAAGCTATTATAGTTGAACACATGGAAGCTATGGTTCCTGAGACTCCTAAACTAGTGCAAGTGCTTGTGTCACTCTCAAGTTCTACATACTGTGATGTGTCATTTCTTGACTCAGTTTTGCGTTTGTTGAAGCCTATCATTTCTTATTCTTTGTCTAAGATCTCTCATGATGAAAAGCTATTGGATGGTGATTCTTGTCTTAACTTTGAGGAGTTGTGCTTTAACATTCTTTTCATGAAACTGAAACAAAAGAGTGAGTTTGAACATAGTTCTGAAGATAAAGAATACAATACAGCGCtgcctatttttattttggcttCAATTTTTCCTGATTTATCCATCCGATATAGGAGGGAGTTTTTGCAGTCTTTATTGAAACCGGCAAACTTTGCTGCTTTTGCCCCAACAACTTCTTTCTTTGATTATCTCAGTGCATTTCAATGTGTTATGGATAATTGCAAATTACTATTAGTGAATGCATTAACAGAATTTGGTGTGATTCCTCTTCGGCTGCCTCCTTATCCTCATGCAAATGGTGCTGGACTTTCTGATGATAACTTGAAACCAAATCCATGGTTTCTTAGTGATGTCTGTTGCACTTCATGTGAGAATGATGTTCATAATGTAGAAAGTAACAACTCTGATGTTGGTCATTGTCATTTACCTTCTGATGATTTAGAAGGCTTTTGTAAGGACATAGAGGGTCTCATTTTAGAACTTAATCCAGCTATTGAGCGCTGTTGGAATCTTCATCATCAGATAAGTAGAAAACTAACGATAGCATTTGCcgaatgttttgttttttcaaaatgtttGACATCAGTTTCTCAAAAATTTCATAAAGCTGAAGATGACGATCAAAATTCTTCACCAACTAAATCATCTGACATATTCACACTTCATTGGAGATTTGGTCTTCAAGGCCTTTGTGAATTGATCGTTATGCTTCAAGAAAGCAGTTGCTGGGAAGTTTCTTGCTTGATGCTTGATTGTTTACTTGGAGTACCCGATAGTTTTTGCCTGGATGGTGTGGTAGGCATAATATGTTCCACAATAAAGAATGTTTCTTGCAGTGCACCAAGAATATCTTGGCGTTTGCAGATTGATAAGTGGTTATCTTCTTTAATCTCTAGAGGCATCTATAACAGTCAAGAAAGTGAGGTTTCTCTGATAGATCTATTTTGTACTCTGCTAGCCCATGCTGAACCGGAGCAACGTATTGTAGCAGTTAAGCATTTGGGAATACTTCTTGGTCAATGTACAAATGGAGAAAGAGCTGAGATGAATTCTAAAATTTGCACTGACTTCATTCGAAATAAGTTAGTTTTATCCATTCCTAATTATGTTCTTTCTCGTCTGGTTTCTAGTACTTGGGATGAAGTTGTTGTGCTGGCATCATCTGATTTGTCATTACAAATAAGGATTCATGCAATGGCACTTCTGTCAAATTACATTCCGTTTGCTGAGCACCATCACTTGCAATCTTTTCTTGTGGCAGCTGATAGCATTTGTTGTTTGTGTAATGCACAACCATCACAAGAGGGTCCTATCCTGCAACTTTCATTAGCACTTATTGCTTATGCTTGCTTGTACTCACCAGCTGAAGATATTTCTTTGATTCCTCAAAAAGTATGGGAAAATGTTGAAACTTTAGGGTCAACAAAACATG ATGGCAAGCTTGGAGACCTCGCAAAGAAGACTTGTCAAGTCCTGTGTAGATTGAgggatgaaggagatgaggccAAAGAG AATTCTTCAAAGCAGTATGACCCGGACTTTTCTAATACTCGTCAATCTGTTGTCCAG GTCCTTGGCAACTTAACTGCAGTTCACTCATACTTTGATTTATTCTCAAGGAAAATTGACCAAGATGATATG GAGCTTGAGGAGGCTGAGTTGGAGCTAGACATAATTCAGAAGGAACATGCATTACAAGGACGAATGGAGGATTCCAAAGATTGGAATCAGATTCCAGGTCTTCCTT CCTACAAAAAGGATGTCTCAAGGCTTCAGCAAATCAGAGAGTGCATTCGTTCCTT AGAAAAGTCCAAACTTAAAGAAGATATCATAGCCCGTAGGCAAAAGAAACTACTCATGAGACATGCCCGTCAAAAACATTTGGAAGAAGCATCTTTACGGGAGGCAGATCTTCTGCAAGAACTTGATAG GGAGAGAACAGCTGAAATGGAAAAAGAGCTGGAAAGACAAAGATTGCTAGAAATAGAGCGTGCTAAAACAAAGGAACTGCGTCACAATCTTGATATGGAGAAGGAGAGGCAAACACAG AGAGAACTTCAGCGTGAAATAGAGCAAGCAGAATCAGGACTTCGACCATCTCGGCGTGATTTTCCATCCTCCACTCACACTAG TCGACCTAGGGATAGATTCcgtgaaagagaaaatggaagATCTGGTAATGAAGGGAGCACTAGAGCTGGCAGTGGAAGCTTACAGCCTGAAATTCCTTCCACCAGTTCATCAATGGCACCCTCACCAACTATAGTTCTTTCTGGATCTCGAACGTTCTCAGGACAGCCGCCTACTATCTTACAGTCACGTGACCGACAGGATGACACTGGCAGCATGTATGAAGAAAATGTCGATGGAAGCAAGGGTTCAGGGGATACCAGCAGCATCGGAGATCCAGAACTAGTATCAGCATTTGATGGCCAGTCTGGTGGATATGGCTCTCAAAGGCATAGTTCAAGAGGAAGCAAGTCAAGGCAACTTGGAGAACGTAGAGACAGAGACAGCAGACGTGAAGGGAAGTGGGAAAGGAAACATTCATAG